One Belonocnema kinseyi isolate 2016_QV_RU_SX_M_011 chromosome 6, B_treatae_v1, whole genome shotgun sequence genomic region harbors:
- the LOC117175596 gene encoding uncharacterized protein F54H12.2-like: MFFFHLHSSESLKTELDLFSLPPTQTSIESSQWVHYKPVSSLKDDSPIEFVIPCHGEEYIDLAHTILSVLVKVESPTETSAIAGGLKSVSVINNLLHSMFNQVDVYFNQKLVSPPNNTYAYRAYLEILLNYGSAAKKSHLTSALWAANTTGEMEDLTTKDTGIDIRRDHFGAGTTIDLIDHLHCDIFNQNKLLLNGVEMLLRLVRAKYAFCLMDPVKACSLHILEASLLVRRSKLSPCILLAHAKALSQGTTKYPIMRARSQALTLHGGIYDETHDDVILGQLPKRIIIDFVENRTFNEIS, from the coding sequence ATGTTCTTTTTTCACTTACATTCTAGCGAgtctttaaaaactgaattagaTCTTTTTTCTCTTCCACCAACTCAAACGTCTATTGAGAGTTCGCAATGGGTCCATTACAAGCCCGTTTCATCGCTGAAAGACGATTCGCCGATAGAGTTTGTCATTCCATGCCACGGCGAAGAATACATAGATCTCGCTCATACAATTCTTAGTGTACTCGTCAAAGTGGAATCACCGACAGAAACTTCGGCAATTGCAGGAGGACTGAAAAGTGTGAGTGTGATAAACAACTTGCTTCATTCGATGTTCAATCAGGTGGAcgtatatttcaatcaaaaactcgTTTCTCCTCCAAATAACACATACGCGTACAGAGCGTACCTAGAAATATTACTCAATTATGGTTCAGCTGCAAAAAAGAGCCATCTAACTTCCGCTCTCTGGGCTGCAAATACTACAGGAGAAATGGAAGATTTGACCACCAAGGATACAGGCATCGATATTCGTCGAGATCATTTTGGTGCAGGAACAACAATAGATCTAATAGATCATCTGCATTgcgacatttttaatcaaaacaaactTCTTCTCAATGGAGTCGAGATGCTTCTTCGACTCGTACGTGCAAAATATGCTTTTTGCCTTATGGACCCTGTCAAGGCATGTAGTTTACACATTTTAGAAGCATCGCTCCTTGTTCGTCGTTCAAAATTAAGCCCCTGTATTTTACTAGCACACGCGAAAGCTCTATCACAAGGAACAACAAAATACCCTATAATGAGAGCGAGGTCACAAGCGCTTACTTTACATGGAGGTATTTACGATGAAACTCATGATGATGTTATTCTCGGACAGTTGCCTAAAAGAATAATTATCGATTTCGTAGAGAATAGAACTTTCAATGAAATCTCGTAA